In one Serinus canaria isolate serCan28SL12 chromosome 2, serCan2020, whole genome shotgun sequence genomic region, the following are encoded:
- the DECR1 gene encoding 2,4-dienoyl-CoA reductase [(3E)-enoyl-CoA-producing], mitochondrial isoform X1, with protein sequence MAAAAARLWRRGVRGLCVFGTGRFFSRGPNVLHQDSSAPQAAFFSPLQKVMLPPNTYQGKVAFITGGGTGLGKGMTTALSSLGAKCVIASRKLDVLKGTADEISSKTGNKVHAIQCDVRDPVSVKNAVAETIQVAGHPDVVINNAAGNFISPSERLSANAWKTITDIVLNGTAFVTLEIGKELIKVKKGAAFLAITTIYAGSGSGFVLPSASAKAGVEAMSKSLAAEWGRYGMRFNVIQPGPIKTKGAFSRLDPTGAFEKMMIERIPCGRLGTIEEIANLAAYFCSDYASWVNGAVIRMDGGEYVSMAGEFNALKKVTKEQWDMMEAMIRKTKGS encoded by the exons atggcggcggcagcggcgcggCTGTGGCGGCGCGGGGTGCGCGGCCTCTGCGTGTTCGGCACCGGGCGG tttttcagcCGTGGGCCAAATGTGCTGCATCAAGACAGCAGTGCACCACAAGCTGCATTCTTCTCACCTCTTCAAAAAGTGATGTTGCCACCAAATACCTATCAAGGGAAAGTGGCCTTTATAACTGGTGGAGGTACTGGACTTGGCAAAGGGATGACAACAGCTTTGTCCAGTTTAGGTGCCAAGTGTGTTATAGCAAGCCG GAAGCTGGATGTTTTGAAAGGAACAGCAGACGAAATTTCTTCTAAAACAGGGAATAAG GTTCATGCTATCCAGTGTGATGTGAGAGATCCTGTTTCAGTTAAGAATGCTGTTGCTGAAACAATCCAAGTGGCAGGACATCCTGAT GTTGTGATAAACAATGCAGCTGGAAACTTTATTTCCCCTTCTGAACGACTTTCTGCTAATGCCTGGAAAACAATAACTGATATTGTACTTAATGGTACTGCTTTTGTAACTCTGGAAATTGGAAAGGAGctaattaaagtaaaaaaag GAGCAGCATTCCTGGCTATTACAACAATTTATGCAGGGAGTGGTTCAGGATTTGTGTTGCCGAGTGCCTCTGCCAAAGCTGGTGTAGAAGCAATGAGCAA GTCTCTTGCGGCTGAATGGGGTAGATATGGCATGAGATTCAATGTGATTCAACCAGGTCCAATAAAAACAAAG GGTGCTTTTAGCCGCCTTGACCCCACAGGCGCATTTGAGAAGATGATGATTGAAAGGATTCCTTGTGGTCGTCTGGGAACTATAGAAGAAATTGCAAATCTTGCTGCATATTTCTGCAGTGACTATGCAAGCTGGGTTAATGGAGCA GTTATCAGAATGGATGGTGGAGAATATGTTTCTATGGCAGGAGAATTCAACGCTTTGAAGAAG GTTACCAAAGAGCAGTGGGATATGATGGAAGCAATgattagaaaaacaaaaggctCCTAA
- the DECR1 gene encoding 2,4-dienoyl-CoA reductase [(3E)-enoyl-CoA-producing], mitochondrial isoform X2 has translation MLPPNTYQGKVAFITGGGTGLGKGMTTALSSLGAKCVIASRKLDVLKGTADEISSKTGNKVHAIQCDVRDPVSVKNAVAETIQVAGHPDVVINNAAGNFISPSERLSANAWKTITDIVLNGTAFVTLEIGKELIKVKKGAAFLAITTIYAGSGSGFVLPSASAKAGVEAMSKSLAAEWGRYGMRFNVIQPGPIKTKGAFSRLDPTGAFEKMMIERIPCGRLGTIEEIANLAAYFCSDYASWVNGAVIRMDGGEYVSMAGEFNALKKVTKEQWDMMEAMIRKTKGS, from the exons ATGTTGCCACCAAATACCTATCAAGGGAAAGTGGCCTTTATAACTGGTGGAGGTACTGGACTTGGCAAAGGGATGACAACAGCTTTGTCCAGTTTAGGTGCCAAGTGTGTTATAGCAAGCCG GAAGCTGGATGTTTTGAAAGGAACAGCAGACGAAATTTCTTCTAAAACAGGGAATAAG GTTCATGCTATCCAGTGTGATGTGAGAGATCCTGTTTCAGTTAAGAATGCTGTTGCTGAAACAATCCAAGTGGCAGGACATCCTGAT GTTGTGATAAACAATGCAGCTGGAAACTTTATTTCCCCTTCTGAACGACTTTCTGCTAATGCCTGGAAAACAATAACTGATATTGTACTTAATGGTACTGCTTTTGTAACTCTGGAAATTGGAAAGGAGctaattaaagtaaaaaaag GAGCAGCATTCCTGGCTATTACAACAATTTATGCAGGGAGTGGTTCAGGATTTGTGTTGCCGAGTGCCTCTGCCAAAGCTGGTGTAGAAGCAATGAGCAA GTCTCTTGCGGCTGAATGGGGTAGATATGGCATGAGATTCAATGTGATTCAACCAGGTCCAATAAAAACAAAG GGTGCTTTTAGCCGCCTTGACCCCACAGGCGCATTTGAGAAGATGATGATTGAAAGGATTCCTTGTGGTCGTCTGGGAACTATAGAAGAAATTGCAAATCTTGCTGCATATTTCTGCAGTGACTATGCAAGCTGGGTTAATGGAGCA GTTATCAGAATGGATGGTGGAGAATATGTTTCTATGGCAGGAGAATTCAACGCTTTGAAGAAG GTTACCAAAGAGCAGTGGGATATGATGGAAGCAATgattagaaaaacaaaaggctCCTAA